CCCGGCGAACCAGCCGCCGCGGGCCAGCGCGACCACCACGTCCGGCTCGAACTCCGCCGCCTTCACCTGGTCCGCCACGTCCCGACAGAGGTCGTAGATGTAGTCCCAGTTCGTGATCGTGCACTTGAATTCGTCCGGGAGGTCAGCCATGGCGCGTGTTCACCACAGTACACCGACGGAGTTTCGCCGTTTAAGTCGTGTGAATCGATCCGGAATCCCGCGTCGAGTCGGGACGCGGCCGAGCGCCGCGCGAGTTCGTCGGACGCCCGCGTCTCCGCGCCTTCGCGCCTCCGTACCCGACCGCCGATTCGGGCGGCGTGATCTCCGCCGAGTGGGCGTGCGTCGAAAGCGTGTCACGCGGCACAGGCAAGCACAGTATCTATATACGTTCGTTCGAACTGTGTTGTCACACAGGTGGAAATATGTCGGCTTGGGACCCGACGACGGCTTCCGATGCGGCGTTCGCGTTGCTCTCCAACGCGCGCCGGCGAACCGTCGTCGAGCACTTATTAGACAACGGCGGCGAAACGACGCGACAGGCACTCGTTCGGGCGGTGGTAGAGGCGGAGACCGGGCGACCGATAGCGGACGCGGAGACGGGGCTCGTACAGGACGTGCACATCTCGCTCTACCACCGTCACCTCCCCAAACTGAGCGAGCACGGCGTCGTCCGCCACGACCGGGAGACGGGGGAGGTGGTGTCCGCGGACAACGCCGACGCCCTCGGGGAGGTGCTCGAGTCGATCACCGCCTCGCTGGACGCCGTCGGGGAGTTCTGCGAGTAGACGGAGACGGTCGTGCCCCGAGTTCCGCTTCGACCGACCGAGGAGCGGCCGCTCGCCGACCTCGACCGGCCCGGCGTTTCGTCGATCCACGACCCAGCGAACCCGAACTTACTGGAGCGTGCCCCGCTTCGGGGACGGTGTGACCGACGACAGCCCCGACGACCCCGGCCACGAGCGGTTCGTCCGCCGCACGCACGAACTCGCGCGCGAGGCGATCGAGAACGGCGACCGCCCGTTCGGAACGCTGCTCGAACGCGGCGGCGAGGTGCTCGCGGAGGACGTGAACACCGTCCTGACGGACGGGGACATCGCGGCCCACCCGGAGCTGAAGCTCGCGCGCTGGGCCGCCCGGGAACTCGACGCCGACGCGCTCGCGGAGACGACGATGTACACGAGCACCGAACCGTGCCCGATGTGTGCGACGGCGCTCTACAACGCCGGCCTGCGGCGGGTCGTCTACAGCACCTCGGCCGCGGACCTCGCCGCGGTCGCGGATCCGGGACTCGTCCTCCCCGCGAGCGACGTGTTCGCCCGCGCGGACGACGAGGTGGCGGTGATCGGCCCGGTGCTCGCCGAGGAGGGGCGGACGATCCACGAGTCGTACTGGTGAGGTCGGGACCGCCGCAGGATGCCGCGGGCCGTCGACCCTCGTCACCCCTCGTCGCCCCTCGCCAACCCTTATCCCGACGGGTCGAGTCGCCCGAACCATGGAGACGCGCCGTACCCTGCTCGTGGACGCCTTCACCGAGGAACCGCTGTCGGGCAACGCCGCCGGGGTCGTCCCCGACGCCGAGGGGCTGACCGCGGATCGGATGCGGGCGATCGCCCGCGAACTCCACGCGAGCGAGACGGCCTTCCTCACCGACAGCGAGGAGGCCGACCGCCGGATCCGCTACTTCACCCCCGAGACGGAGGTCGACCTCTGCGGGCACGCGACGATCGCCAGCCACGCCCTCCTGCACGAGGAGGGCGTCGTCGACGCCGGCACGC
The Halomarina pelagica DNA segment above includes these coding regions:
- a CDS encoding DUF7344 domain-containing protein, with the protein product MSAWDPTTASDAAFALLSNARRRTVVEHLLDNGGETTRQALVRAVVEAETGRPIADAETGLVQDVHISLYHRHLPKLSEHGVVRHDRETGEVVSADNADALGEVLESITASLDAVGEFCE
- a CDS encoding nucleoside deaminase, producing the protein MTDDSPDDPGHERFVRRTHELAREAIENGDRPFGTLLERGGEVLAEDVNTVLTDGDIAAHPELKLARWAARELDADALAETTMYTSTEPCPMCATALYNAGLRRVVYSTSAADLAAVADPGLVLPASDVFARADDEVAVIGPVLAEEGRTIHESYW